TATAAGAACTCCTCAGCACATATATGAGGTTAAAGTTGATGCATATGTTGGCCAAGTTCTTAAAGTGGAGATTGAAGATTAACAAAATTTCCTCGGTATATTATTAAGCAGTAGAGCAATTCTTCATGCTCCAGATCTTAAGGCTGCACACACTTTGTTAAATCAAGTAATTAAAGATTATATTGACAAGGCTCCACGGTCCATGAACGGATCATTCGTATCTTTCCAAACCGTGAGTCAGCTACCCGGTTGATTGGGGCTGTTTTGCTAGAGATCGATGAAAAATTGGATTACACGTCGTTTGTAATCTTAACGACTGAATACTGGGGGTGGCGCAAAGCACAGGAACATGATCAGATGATATCTGAGCATGAGCATTTACGTCATGCAGGCAGAATATGCCACTGGGCTGTCAAGGGAACGTGGAATACCAAAGCAACAGCGAGGATATGCCGCGAAAATGCCCTTAGGGCTTCTTTTTTGTAAGTCTTAGTTACTTTTTCAGACTTAAAAATGGTTAATCGTGTATTTTTATGTCAATACAGTATAAAGGTCTTTTGCTTTTGATTGTGGTGATTCATAGGATACATTGAAACCAGAATATTGGTTTTAAAAAAATTAAAGGCACGGTCCCCGCTCTTTTTGATAAGAGGATAAGGAACGAAAAAAAGCAGCATAAGCGCTGCTCTTTATTGTGTTGTCCGGTCATTGCTGGACGATGGAAATGGGTGATACATGAAGTTGTTTAAAAGAAAAATGGACGTCTTCTGAAGCGTCTTCTGAATGGGAAAAATGATAAAAAGGCGATGCTGAAAAAAGGAATGGCAAACGGGAAGAAGAAGAATTGGACTTGAGAGCCTTTTTCTTTTGTTTTTGTCCAATCGGCTGTCTGACCAATCGCTTGTGATAGTTGATCGGATGCAATTCCTCCGGCTACCGGTGTAAGATAAACGTGTGTTGGGGTTACGCGGGATATTCTTCCGTCGAAAATTCTTCCATCTCGGGTGCCAATTCTGGCCACTCGTCCAATGTTCGCCCGGCAAAGAGCATAATATCTGGACATGGTTTTCGATCCTCCTTTAGAAAATCTTAAGTTTAAAAAATTCAATTTATACTATGCCGGACGCTTATAAAGAAGCAGGGTGTATATCTTGGGATTTGTTAAATTAGGTAGATGTGACACGCACAAAATTAAAAACTAAACATAAGCTGTGATGAAAACCTATGTCTGCAGTGAAGTGGGGGATAGAAGTTGAATCACATGCTTACTGGTTATAATTGGTCACAGGTCTTAGATAACCTGCAACGGAGCTTATTTGCTGAACAAATGGTTTGTTCGATGAGTACGCAACTATTTCATATCCCGCGAACTCAAGATTTGGAAGGGAACCCTGAAATGCATCAGCATCTGGTTCCGGCCTCTTATCATCGAGTAACTGCCATCGGCTCGGCTCAGCGGTTACAGCACGGAGAATATCATGAATCCATTATCAAGACCTTATCTTCCTGTATTCAAAATGCGAAAATGGAAGACAGAGGCGTTATGGAATGGTTATATGTTATGAAAGAAGCGGCAGATTCTGATGTAAAACCATATATTGAAACCATAATTTATTGGCAAGAGCTGACTCAATATAAACTGGCACTTGCAGAACATGCCTTAAATCAAATCGGTATTTATGTAGAAAATGCTGGACTTTCCCCAACCCCCTATGTACGGAGTTAGATACCGATAATGATGTAAAGGGGTGGATTAAATTCTGGACGGAACGTAATAATGTCCAACATGACAAGCCGTAAAAGTAAAAGCACTGCCCTTCTGACAGTGCTTGTTTGTCATCAATTTGGCCCTTGTATCAACAGGGGAGTTACAATAGAGGAACGCGTGTCTTGTTACCTTAATGGGATTACACCTGGATTAGGAGCAGAAGGGTCTATGAACGGGCAAGAAACAGAAACAGCCGACAATGATAAGTAGGACGAACAACACAACGATTAACGCAAAGTCATCGAAAGGCCGGAAAGGCAGGACTCTTCCGTCAGACATTGGCTACCCTCCTCTCAGTACGGTTACATTAATATACGTCCATCGTGAATAGTTGTAAGGGCGTATTACCCAGGTTAGCGATGGAATTTTGTCAGGATTATTGATGTTTCATACCACTATTGCTGCCATTGCCTTATCTGCCGCGTTTTAGCCGTATTATGGTTTTATGGCCCATACGACCACAAGCCATTTTAACGCAGACCGGCGGCACCGCTTTGTGCGCAGCCTGTTTTATTACTAACTTCGATTGTTTGGAATTAATTACTTGCAGAATAATGAACATATATTCGTGTATAATGAGAACAAATGTTCTTTTTGGGTGGGCGGCTTATGAAAAAGTTCCTATTGAAACAGAAGATGATGAATCATCCTGTGGACATTATCTATATGGATAAAAAAGGCCACATCACAT
This window of the Caldalkalibacillus uzonensis genome carries:
- a CDS encoding YjcZ family sporulation protein; protein product: MSDGRVLPFRPFDDFALIVVLFVLLIIVGCFCFLPVHRPFCS